DNA from Roseomonas gilardii subsp. gilardii:
TTCCTTGCCATCCACGGAGAGAGTGCGGCTGGTCTTCAGACTGTCCTGCCCGATCATTCGCATGGCGCGTAAAACCCCTGCCTGACGTTGGTGACGTTTAACCGGCTTGAAGCATGGCGGCCGGTGCGGGTCCAGGGGGACCACGGAAGCAGTCATAAGGTGGGGGCCGTGCTGACGGCGGAAAAGCTGCATTTGCGCCGCGGGGGCCATGACGTGGTCGCGGATTTGGACTTCACTGTGAGTCCTGGCGAAGCGATAGTAATTCTCGGTCGCAACGGTGCCGGCAAGTCCTCGCTTCTTCGCGCCCTGGCCGGGCTGCTGCGCCCCGCCGGGGGGCGGGTGGCCTGGGACGGCGCCGACATCGCCGCCCACCCCGCCGCCCATGCCCGGCGCCTGCGCTGGGTCGGGCATCTCGATGCCGCCAAGCCTTCCCTCACCGTGCGGGAGAACCTGGAATTCCTGGCGCGCCTCCTCGGCGGGTCGGTGCAGGCGGCGCTGGACGCCCTGGCGCTGAACGCCATCGCCGAGCAGCCGGCCCGTGCCCTGTCCTCCGGCCAGAAGCGCCGCCTCGCCCTGGCGCGGCTGGCGCTCTCGCCCGTTCCGCTCTGGCTGCTGGACGAGCCGACGGTGGGGCTGGACACGGCCTCCGTCGCGCGGCTCGGCCCGCTGCTGGCGCGGCACAGGGCGGGCGGCGGCATGGTGCTGGCCGCGACGCATCTGCCGCTGCCCCTGCCGGACATGCGGGAGATCACGCTGTGAGGCGCCGCGCGGATGCGGGAGAAAGGCTGTGAAGCCCTGGCTCGCCGTGCTGTCGCGGGAACTGCGCCTCGCGGTTCGCCACCCAGGCGATGCACTGGCCGCAATGCTGTTCTTCCTCGTGGTCTGCTCTCTCTTTCCCTTCGGCGTGGGCCCAAGTCCGGAGGCTCTGGCGCGCCTCGCGCCCGGCGCGCTGGTGGCGGCCGGGCTGCTGGCCGCCCTGCTGCCGCTGGACCGGCTCTTCGGCGCGGAGGCGGAGGATGGGTCGCTCGACCTGCTGCTCCTGTCCGGCCTTTCGCCGGCCGCCCTGGCCCTGGCCAAGGCCGCCGGCCACTGGCTGACCACGGGCCTGCCACTGGTGATGGCGGTGCCGCTGGCCGGCGCCATGCTGAACCTCGACCCCGCGGCCTGGCCCACCGCCTGTGCCGCCCTGGCCCTGGCCGGCGTGGTGCTGTCGCTGCTCGGCACCCTCGGCGCGGCGCTGACGCTGGGCGCGCGGCGCGGCGCGGCCCTGCTGCCCGTGCTGGTGCTGCCCCTGTCCGTGCCGGTGGCCATCTTTGCCGCCGCCGCCATCGAGGCCACCACCGCCGGCCTGTCGCCACGCCCTTATCTGCTGCTCCTGGCCGCCCTCGCGGCGCTGGCGGCGCCGCTGGCACCGCTGGCGGCCGGCGCCGCCCTGCGGAGCGACTGAGGCCGGCCACGCCGCACAGGGGTGCCACAGGTGGGGCGCATGAGTCCCTTGAATCCCGTCGCCAGCCGGTTCATTCGGAAGGCCAAGGAGAAACCACGGTCATGCCGACCTTCAAGGGCAAGCCGCCCGGCGCCGGCGCCGGCGAGATTTCCCGGCGCACCGCCGCCCTGCGCCCATCGATCGCCTTGGAGCCGAAGCAGCGGGACAAGGCGCGCCAGTTGCGCCGCCAGGGCCATGAGCCCGAACAGATCGCCAAGGCGCTGAACGTGCCGCTGGAGGAGGTCGAGAAGGCGCTGGTGCAGATGCGCATGCCGCGCCCCGAGACCACGCGGGGCACGCTGAACGTCACGCTGGACGCGCACCGCCTGGTGATGAAGGAGCGCAAGGGCGACGAGCCCGTCTGGGTCACCATGGACCGGCTGCTGGGTGAGCTGCTGCGCCTGCGGGCGGAGCGGGACCGGCCGAAGCGGCTGAAGGAAAGCCAGGCCGCACTGCCGCTGTTCAGCAACGAGGCGTGACGGCACCGACCATGGCACGGGGCGGGGCGATGGCGGCCCCGGCTCGGAAGCCCCGGCTTGCCATGGCCGGGCTGGCCCTGCTGCTCCTGTCGGCGGGCGCCGGGGCGGCGGAACCGCTGCGGACGCCCTTCGCGCCCTTGCCGCCCGCGACAGGGCCGGCGGCGGACTGCCCCGCGCCCCCGGAGGCGATGCGTAACATCGAGGGCGTGTCCTTCTACGCCGACCCGGCCTTCTCCCGCCCCGATCCGGAGCGGCTGGCCGCCGATGCCGCCGTGCAGAAGCGGCTGGATGTCTGGCTGGACGCGGTGCAGGCCGCCGTGGAACGCGCCCGGGGCGGGGAGGCGGGGGCTGCCGCCTGCGCCCTGTCCCTGCTCGACGACTGGGCCAAGTCCGGCGCCATGCTGGGGGCGGTGAACCAGCAGGGTGCCTATCACCGCGTCTGGGCCCTGGCCGGGGCCGGGCTCGCCTTCCTGCAGATCCGTGACACGGCGGGGCTGGAGCCGGTTTCGGTCGGCCGCGTCGGCCGCTGGATGCGGGAGGTCGCGACGGCCATCCAGCCGCGCTACGACCGGGAATCGCGGGCGCTGATCAGCGATGTGCGCAACAACCACGCTGCCTGGGCGGGGCTGGCCGTGGCGGCGGCCGGCATCGCCAGCGACAGCCGGGCGCATTTCGACTGGGGCCTGGCGCGGCTGCACGCGCAGCTCGCCCAGGTGACGGGGGAGGGGGCGCTGCCGCAGGAACTCGCCCGCGGCGCCCTGGCCCTGCACTACCACCTCTTCGCCCTGGAGCCGATCGCGGCGCTGGAACGCCTCGCCGCCGCCAATGGCGTGGTCCTGCCGCCCGGGGATCAGGTGGCGCTGGAGCGCCTGACCGGTTTCGTCCTGGCCGCGACGCAGGACCCGTCGCGGATCGAGGCCCTGGCCGGCGTGGCGCAGTCCGATCCCTGGCTGCACGGGAAGCCGCCGCTTTCCGACGGCGCGGGCCTGGAGATCCGTGCCCAGGCGCGGCCCGACCCAGCCCTGGACGCGGCGCTCGCGCCGTTCCGGCCCTATCGCGCCCGATGGCTCGGGGGGATGGTCACGGGGCGGTGGATGCCTGTTCCTCCCGTGCGGGAGGGAGGACCCGTCGCGGCCCCGGGAAGGCGATAGACCCTGATTCGCGCTCATGGAAGCGCGGATCAGGATCTACCCCTTTGTTTGAGAGCATGATTCACCGCTTCGGCGATACCGCCTGCGCGGATCGTGCTCCAGGGCAGCGCTCTCCCTGTCCGGCGACCTGCACATGTTGCCAAAAGGACATGCACTGAAACATTCCGCATCATGCGTATTGAGATTGAGAATTCTTCTGAATAAGAACCCGGCAGAAAATCCGCCGGAGACTGGAATTGACCACCGCACCGAAGCGCTCCGGCGCCCCGGGGCTGATAAACCTTGCGCTGCTGGCCATGCCGCTGGCGCTGGCCCCCCGGGCCGCCATGGCCCAGGATGGCATGGTGCAGCTGCCTGAAGTCCAGGTGCAGGGGCAGCAACGGACCTCCACCGGGCCGGTGCAGGGCTATGTCGCGACACAGAGCGCCTCCGCCACCAAGACCGACACGCCGCTGATCGAAACGCCGCAATCCGTCACCGTCGTCACCCGCGACCAGATGGACGACCGCGCGGTGCGCAATGTGGAGGAGGCGCTGGCCTATGTGCCGGGCCTCGCCACCGGCTTCTCCGGCAACGACACGCGCTTCGACAGCTTCCGCCTGCGTGGCTTCGACGCGCGGTCGAGCCAGTTCCTCGACGGGCTGCGCCTACTGCGGCAATTCGGACCGACCTCGATCGAGCAGTACGGGCTGGAGCGGATCGAGGTGATCCGCGGCCCCAACTCGGTGCTCTACGGCCAGACGCCGCCGGGCGGCATGATCAACATGATCAGCAAGCGCCCCACCGAACGCCCCTTCGGCGAGGTGAACCTGCAGGCTGGCTCCTATGACCGCTACCAGGGCAGCTTCGACCTGGGCGGGCCGCTGACCCAGGACGGGCAGTTCCTCTACCGGCTGACCGGGCTGGTGCGG
Protein-coding regions in this window:
- a CDS encoding alginate lyase family protein; amino-acid sequence: MAGLALLLLSAGAGAAEPLRTPFAPLPPATGPAADCPAPPEAMRNIEGVSFYADPAFSRPDPERLAADAAVQKRLDVWLDAVQAAVERARGGEAGAAACALSLLDDWAKSGAMLGAVNQQGAYHRVWALAGAGLAFLQIRDTAGLEPVSVGRVGRWMREVATAIQPRYDRESRALISDVRNNHAAWAGLAVAAAGIASDSRAHFDWGLARLHAQLAQVTGEGALPQELARGALALHYHLFALEPIAALERLAAANGVVLPPGDQVALERLTGFVLAATQDPSRIEALAGVAQSDPWLHGKPPLSDGAGLEIRAQARPDPALDAALAPFRPYRARWLGGMVTGRWMPVPPVREGGPVAAPGRR
- the ccmA gene encoding heme ABC exporter ATP-binding protein CcmA; this encodes MVADLDFTVSPGEAIVILGRNGAGKSSLLRALAGLLRPAGGRVAWDGADIAAHPAAHARRLRWVGHLDAAKPSLTVRENLEFLARLLGGSVQAALDALALNAIAEQPARALSSGQKRRLALARLALSPVPLWLLDEPTVGLDTASVARLGPLLARHRAGGGMVLAATHLPLPLPDMREITL
- the ccmB gene encoding heme exporter protein CcmB codes for the protein MKPWLAVLSRELRLAVRHPGDALAAMLFFLVVCSLFPFGVGPSPEALARLAPGALVAAGLLAALLPLDRLFGAEAEDGSLDLLLLSGLSPAALALAKAAGHWLTTGLPLVMAVPLAGAMLNLDPAAWPTACAALALAGVVLSLLGTLGAALTLGARRGAALLPVLVLPLSVPVAIFAAAAIEATTAGLSPRPYLLLLAALAALAAPLAPLAAGAALRSD